The proteins below are encoded in one region of Nitrospirota bacterium:
- a CDS encoding methyl-accepting chemotaxis protein, with product MSIKNLKTRDKIIICFALPLILTTLLCFWTFSISSSVSDNIETVRTKNVELALLAERMNTQVVEIQQWLTDISATRGQDGLADGFDEAAESFNFVISGLSKFKEMYEAEKNPAGVKNIQDLKIRVDAYYETGKKMAKAYVENGTSEGNKVMGEFDRASDALSEVLEPFVKEQTEKMDKGLDAVTYSVKSVRNVTFTLNVFFIVTGAVSCLYLVRSIVLPLKEGVAATDRLADGELNAEIKTDRGDEFGRLQVSLKTLVENLREIVSQIKDVSNTVASNSEEVSATTEQISSGINEQSRQIEQSAAAVTEVAQSIVEVARNAANASDAAKESVSIAGEGKTVVEQTVTSMLSIAENVEQSSHTIGELGESSKQIGDIISVINDIAGQTNLLALNAAIEAARAGEQGRGFAVVADEVKKLAEKTGKATEEITEMIKKIQRETEVSVVSMRKNKEDAEKGVRLANQARESLERIVHASDQCLDMVQSIAAATEEQSSAVEQVSATMENVAGAFGASREAVSQINTSAIELARISGELMNLVSWFKTNTSGNIEKTTQTIKSHYKEPGAVRG from the coding sequence ATGAGCATAAAAAATTTAAAAACAAGGGACAAGATCATTATATGTTTCGCATTGCCTTTAATCTTGACAACACTGTTATGCTTCTGGACCTTTTCAATAAGCTCAAGCGTTTCTGATAATATCGAAACGGTGCGGACAAAGAATGTCGAGCTTGCGCTGTTGGCCGAAAGAATGAATACCCAGGTTGTGGAGATCCAGCAATGGCTTACTGATATATCTGCCACGCGCGGACAGGACGGGCTGGCTGATGGTTTTGATGAGGCGGCAGAAAGCTTTAACTTTGTAATTTCCGGTCTATCCAAATTTAAGGAAATGTACGAGGCTGAAAAAAATCCCGCGGGGGTCAAAAATATCCAGGATTTAAAAATAAGAGTGGACGCTTACTATGAAACAGGCAAAAAGATGGCCAAGGCTTATGTTGAAAACGGGACCAGTGAAGGTAATAAAGTAATGGGTGAATTTGACAGGGCCTCTGATGCTCTCAGCGAAGTCCTGGAGCCTTTTGTTAAGGAGCAGACGGAAAAAATGGACAAAGGGTTGGATGCAGTTACATATTCCGTAAAGAGCGTGAGGAATGTAACGTTTACCTTGAATGTGTTTTTTATAGTTACTGGTGCTGTGAGTTGTTTGTATTTAGTCCGCTCCATAGTACTGCCTCTTAAAGAGGGCGTAGCCGCTACCGACAGATTAGCTGACGGAGAGCTTAATGCTGAAATCAAAACGGACAGGGGTGATGAATTCGGGCGCTTACAGGTCTCGTTAAAAACTTTGGTTGAAAATCTGAGGGAGATAGTCTCACAGATAAAAGACGTTTCAAATACGGTTGCGAGCAATTCTGAAGAAGTGTCAGCGACAACGGAACAGATAAGTTCAGGCATTAACGAGCAGTCAAGGCAGATCGAACAATCCGCCGCCGCAGTAACGGAGGTGGCTCAGAGCATAGTGGAAGTTGCAAGGAATGCGGCAAATGCATCGGATGCCGCAAAGGAGTCCGTCAGCATTGCCGGAGAAGGAAAAACTGTTGTTGAGCAGACCGTGACAAGCATGTTAAGTATAGCTGAGAACGTAGAACAATCTTCACATACTATCGGGGAACTGGGCGAGAGCAGTAAACAGATAGGGGACATAATAAGCGTAATCAACGATATTGCCGGACAGACCAACCTCCTTGCATTGAACGCCGCTATTGAGGCGGCAAGGGCGGGTGAGCAGGGAAGGGGGTTTGCGGTAGTGGCTGATGAGGTGAAAAAGCTTGCGGAGAAGACCGGCAAGGCGACCGAGGAAATTACGGAAATGATCAAGAAGATACAGCGGGAAACCGAAGTTTCTGTGGTGAGCATGAGAAAGAACAAAGAAGATGCTGAGAAAGGCGTCAGGCTCGCAAATCAGGCCAGGGAATCTCTTGAAAGAATAGTCCATGCATCTGATCAATGCCTTGATATGGTGCAATCAATAGCTGCCGCAACTGAAGAACAATCTTCCGCAGTTGAACAGGTGTCGGCAACTATGGAAAATGTTGCTGGCGCATTTGGCGCTTCACGCGAAGCTGTTTCTCAAATCAACACATCGGCAATTGAACTCGCGCGGATCTCCGGCGAGTTGATGAACCTTGTGTCGTGGTTCAAGACAAATACTTCCGGGAACATTGAGAAGACGACACAGACTATAAAGTCTCACTATAAAGAACCTGGTGCAGTTAGGGGATAA
- a CDS encoding PAS domain S-box protein — MAKSKILIVEDEWIIANDIKKSLQNLGYSVSAIVSTGEEAINKIQEKKPDLVLMDIVLQGEISGTEAANQIISGYDIPVIYLTAYSDKEILKQAKKTNAYGYLVKPFNERELQATIDLAIYKHRMEEQLKRSNNQLLTTLNSISDAVISTDKDGLVILMNPVAQSLTGWLLSDVKDRHLSTIFKIKYNEPGDAEDTVSKIIQVREPLTQAKFILKTRNGSNINIELSSAPISDNETITGYVVVFRDITERITNETKLEQYREELEQLAEESTAKLKLFSNIAENSPDGVLIINFEGHIIYSNHAIKEIFGFSHSELKGKHVNVMNTDSGLASKTIIPSIKNTGKWFGELMVRNKKGNVFPIWLSAFVVNDKSNIPFAIIGIIRDLTERKIVEIALQQSQDKYSKLFHHSSDAIFIHDFDGNILDVNRKALEQFGYSKSEILSLQIHDLFPAEEIEKSITVCNAVVKQGAGNFEINFKRKSNSVFPAGVSANLLDLGGYKVFQCIVRDISERKKADEELKKHREQLEELVKDRTCELLEANHALQVEISVRKQAEKRLLSYQKQLQSLTSQISLIEEHEKRRIATELHDCIGQTLALSKIKLSSLNKTAPSDDFKSTVKEILQLIEQTIKETRTLTFELSPPILYELGLSQAIQWLTDQFRSKHGIKITLEYDEGEMPFDNNIRFFLFQAVRELLVNIVKHAKAKRATIKFIRDDNKLKIIVEDDGMGLPDSSIPYSGYGLFHIRERMNHINGHFEIKSIPGLGTRVTIVAPFQLSIKTT; from the coding sequence ATGGCCAAGTCCAAAATACTTATCGTCGAAGACGAGTGGATCATTGCTAACGATATTAAGAAGAGTCTGCAAAATCTGGGATATAGTGTCTCTGCCATAGTCTCCACAGGCGAGGAAGCAATAAATAAGATTCAGGAGAAAAAACCGGACCTGGTCCTGATGGATATTGTATTACAGGGCGAGATCAGCGGCACGGAAGCAGCCAATCAAATAATTTCCGGTTATGATATTCCAGTCATTTACCTCACTGCGTATTCAGACAAAGAAATTCTCAAGCAGGCCAAAAAAACCAATGCATATGGATACCTTGTCAAACCATTCAATGAGAGGGAACTGCAGGCTACCATAGATCTGGCGATATACAAGCACAGGATGGAGGAGCAATTAAAGAGAAGTAACAACCAGCTCCTCACAACCCTCAACAGCATAAGCGACGCCGTGATCTCAACAGACAAGGACGGTCTTGTTATTTTAATGAATCCCGTTGCGCAATCTTTAACCGGCTGGTTGCTATCTGACGTTAAAGACAGACATCTCTCAACCATATTTAAGATTAAATACAATGAACCCGGAGATGCAGAAGATACAGTAAGTAAAATTATTCAGGTAAGGGAACCCTTAACCCAGGCAAAATTTATCCTGAAGACCAGGAACGGTTCCAACATAAATATAGAGCTTAGTTCCGCGCCGATTTCAGATAATGAGACTATTACAGGCTATGTCGTTGTCTTTCGTGATATTACCGAACGTATAACAAATGAAACAAAACTGGAGCAGTACCGTGAAGAACTGGAGCAATTAGCAGAGGAAAGCACAGCTAAATTGAAACTGTTTTCTAATATTGCAGAGAATTCTCCTGACGGGGTGCTTATAATCAACTTTGAGGGTCATATCATTTATTCCAACCATGCCATCAAAGAAATCTTCGGTTTCTCGCATAGCGAATTGAAAGGGAAACATGTTAATGTGATGAACACTGACTCCGGGTTGGCCTCAAAAACAATAATTCCATCAATAAAAAATACGGGGAAATGGTTCGGGGAATTGATGGTAAGGAATAAAAAAGGCAATGTCTTTCCTATCTGGCTGTCAGCCTTTGTTGTCAATGACAAGAGTAATATTCCATTTGCAATAATCGGCATCATCAGGGACCTGACCGAGCGTAAAATAGTTGAAATTGCGTTACAGCAAAGTCAGGATAAATACAGCAAGCTCTTTCATCATTCAAGCGATGCGATTTTTATTCATGATTTTGACGGAAACATATTGGATGTAAACCGGAAGGCTTTGGAGCAATTCGGGTATTCAAAGTCTGAGATTCTCTCCCTGCAGATTCACGACCTTTTTCCTGCTGAAGAAATCGAAAAATCAATTACCGTGTGTAATGCGGTTGTCAAACAGGGGGCCGGCAATTTTGAAATCAATTTCAAGAGGAAAAGCAATTCCGTTTTCCCCGCCGGGGTCTCGGCAAACCTGCTCGATTTAGGCGGATATAAAGTATTTCAGTGCATTGTGCGCGACATTTCCGAGCGGAAAAAAGCCGATGAAGAATTAAAGAAACACCGGGAACAGCTTGAGGAACTCGTTAAAGACCGTACCTGTGAATTATTGGAAGCCAATCATGCCCTTCAGGTGGAAATCAGCGTGCGCAAGCAGGCTGAGAAAAGACTTCTCAGCTATCAAAAACAGCTTCAGTCACTCACTTCCCAGATATCCCTGATAGAAGAGCACGAGAAGAGACGCATCGCTACAGAACTGCATGACTGTATAGGACAGACGCTTGCGCTCTCCAAGATCAAGCTCAGCTCGCTGAACAAGACTGCGCCATCAGATGATTTCAAGAGCACAGTAAAAGAAATCCTGCAGCTTATCGAGCAGACTATAAAAGAAACAAGAACATTGACTTTTGAGCTTAGCCCCCCTATATTGTATGAATTAGGACTTAGTCAGGCCATTCAATGGCTCACAGACCAATTCCGCAGTAAGCACGGTATAAAAATAACATTGGAATATGATGAGGGTGAAATGCCGTTTGACAACAATATCCGCTTCTTTCTCTTCCAGGCAGTGCGTGAGCTGCTCGTAAACATTGTTAAACATGCAAAGGCGAAAAGGGCAACAATTAAATTCATTAGAGACGACAATAAACTTAAAATTATTGTGGAAGACGACGGGATGGGGCTTCCCGACTCCTCAATACCATACAGTGGATACGGTCTCTTCCATATACGGGAAAGAATGAACCATATTAACGGGCATTTTGAAATTAAATCCATACCGGGTCTCGGTACCCGGGTCACAATCGTGGCGCCATTTCAGCTTTCAATAAAAACAACTTAG
- a CDS encoding peptidylprolyl isomerase, whose amino-acid sequence MEVKNSDRVKLHYTLKDANGDTIETSIGIAPIEFTVGEAKVIPGFEKGIIGMKLNEKKKLTISPEDAYGLRDDSKIFEFARKNAPGDFDPRIGDTIKMHRADGRSVPVTVVAITDKGFMMDANHPLAGKELIFELELVEIVQT is encoded by the coding sequence GTGGAAGTAAAAAACAGCGACAGGGTAAAATTGCATTACACCCTTAAAGATGCAAATGGAGATACAATCGAAACCTCAATAGGCATAGCCCCGATAGAATTCACCGTCGGCGAGGCAAAGGTTATCCCCGGCTTTGAAAAAGGCATTATCGGTATGAAATTAAACGAGAAGAAAAAACTCACCATCTCCCCGGAAGACGCTTACGGCCTTCGTGACGATAGCAAGATTTTTGAATTTGCAAGAAAAAATGCGCCCGGGGATTTTGACCCCAGGATTGGAGATACAATTAAAATGCACAGGGCCGACGGAAGGTCCGTTCCGGTAACAGTGGTGGCCATTACTGATAAAGGATTTATGATGGATGCGAACCATCCGCTGGCGGGAAAAGAGCTTATATTTGAGCTGGAGCTGGTGGAGATAGTGCAAACGTAA
- the panB gene encoding 3-methyl-2-oxobutanoate hydroxymethyltransferase has protein sequence MSNFTVQDFLKKKKEGKKITMITAYDYPFARIVDEAGIDAVLVGDSLGMVVQGLENTLPVTMDEMLYHTKMVARAVRSAMVIGDMPFMSYQTSISDAVKNAGRFLKEAGAAAVKLEGGAEIAEHIKALTKSDIPVMAHIGLTPQSIHRMGGYKVQGKTDEAAKKLIEEAHIIEDAGAFSLLLEAIPMGLAKKITGELSIPAIGIGAGPHCDGQILVLHDVIGLFERFVPKFVKQYANMKEDALKAIKLYREEIEKGIFPSDEHGFK, from the coding sequence ATGTCAAACTTTACCGTCCAGGATTTTCTTAAAAAGAAAAAAGAAGGCAAAAAAATTACGATGATCACTGCCTACGATTATCCGTTTGCGCGGATCGTTGATGAGGCTGGAATAGACGCCGTGCTCGTGGGGGATTCACTTGGCATGGTTGTCCAGGGACTGGAAAACACACTTCCTGTGACAATGGATGAAATGCTTTACCATACAAAAATGGTTGCAAGGGCTGTAAGAAGCGCGATGGTCATAGGCGACATGCCCTTCATGTCTTATCAGACAAGTATTTCAGACGCGGTGAAGAATGCAGGCAGGTTCTTAAAAGAAGCTGGGGCCGCTGCCGTTAAGCTGGAAGGCGGAGCTGAAATTGCTGAACATATCAAGGCGCTGACAAAATCAGATATCCCCGTGATGGCCCACATAGGCCTCACCCCTCAATCCATCCACAGGATGGGGGGATACAAGGTCCAGGGCAAGACAGATGAGGCTGCAAAGAAACTTATTGAAGAAGCGCACATTATCGAGGATGCAGGGGCCTTCTCACTGCTGCTTGAAGCGATACCGATGGGCCTTGCAAAAAAAATCACCGGAGAACTTTCCATACCTGCAATAGGCATAGGGGCCGGTCCGCACTGCGACGGGCAGATACTCGTCCTTCATGATGTAATCGGCCTGTTTGAGAGGTTTGTGCCGAAATTTGTAAAGCAGTACGCTAACATGAAGGAAGATGCCCTGAAAGCAATTAAACTCTACCGGGAAGAAATCGAAAAAGGCATATTCCCTTCAGATGAGCACGGCTTCAAATAG
- a CDS encoding methyl-accepting chemotaxis protein, with protein MKSVMRELNIQWKIGIILLALVACVFGNFLAILLTDADTAKAIGTLKTVSMISFIVSLVIAAVAFYSVKKRIVADLKGTVVVANQLKEGELAMEIDIRSNDEIGEVQTALKTMVENLTKMVGEIQDVSHTVASSSEEVSAMITQINRGIDDQAQQIEQSATATTEVSQTIVEVAKNASHASEAASESVTIAGEGKAVVEKAVTSILNIASTIEKSSQTIGNLGESSRQIGDIINVINEIAGQTNLLALNAAIEAARAGEQGRGFAVVADEVRKLAEKTGKATDEITEMIKKIQQETEMSVQSMAQNKVEAEEGVKLANQAKDSLDRIVHASEQCLEMVRSIATASEEQSTAIDEVSSGMENIASVFAISREAISQINIAANELAKIAGELRERVAWFKTSSKKGNGSKARSVRGPQNNKRNSIMSAAQN; from the coding sequence GTGAAATCTGTTATGCGGGAATTGAATATCCAGTGGAAAATAGGCATTATCCTTTTGGCATTGGTAGCATGTGTTTTTGGCAACTTTTTAGCAATACTGTTGACGGACGCAGACACCGCGAAGGCGATAGGCACGCTCAAAACTGTTTCAATGATATCCTTTATCGTTTCCCTTGTGATTGCCGCAGTCGCATTTTACAGTGTAAAGAAAAGAATAGTTGCGGACCTGAAAGGAACTGTAGTGGTAGCCAACCAGCTTAAAGAAGGAGAATTGGCTATGGAAATTGACATAAGAAGCAACGATGAGATCGGGGAAGTGCAAACCGCACTGAAGACCATGGTGGAGAACCTTACAAAAATGGTCGGAGAGATACAGGATGTCTCACATACAGTTGCAAGCAGTTCGGAAGAAGTATCCGCAATGATAACTCAAATAAACAGAGGAATAGACGACCAGGCGCAGCAGATCGAGCAGTCTGCAACAGCCACGACAGAGGTATCGCAGACGATTGTAGAAGTTGCAAAGAATGCGTCTCACGCATCTGAGGCTGCAAGCGAGTCCGTTACTATCGCCGGTGAAGGTAAAGCAGTCGTTGAAAAAGCCGTTACAAGCATATTGAATATCGCTTCAACAATTGAGAAGTCTTCGCAGACCATAGGGAACCTTGGTGAGAGCAGCCGGCAGATAGGAGATATTATAAATGTCATCAACGAGATTGCCGGACAAACGAATCTCCTTGCGCTGAATGCCGCCATTGAGGCAGCAAGGGCCGGAGAGCAGGGGAGGGGTTTTGCAGTCGTAGCTGACGAGGTCAGAAAGCTTGCGGAGAAGACCGGTAAGGCGACGGATGAGATAACCGAGATGATCAAAAAGATCCAGCAGGAGACGGAGATGTCCGTGCAGAGCATGGCGCAAAATAAAGTAGAGGCCGAAGAGGGCGTGAAGCTGGCAAATCAGGCCAAGGATTCACTTGACAGGATAGTCCACGCATCTGAACAGTGCCTCGAGATGGTGCGTTCAATTGCAACAGCGTCAGAAGAGCAGTCAACTGCAATTGATGAGGTTTCGTCAGGAATGGAAAATATTGCCAGTGTATTTGCCATATCGCGCGAGGCGATCTCACAGATAAATATAGCTGCAAATGAACTTGCAAAGATCGCGGGCGAATTAAGGGAACGTGTAGCCTGGTTTAAGACGAGTTCTAAAAAAGGAAATGGCAGTAAAGCACGCTCCGTACGCGGCCCTCAAAATAATAAACGCAATAGTATCATGTCTGCAGCGCAAAATTAA